In Cyanobium sp. WAJ14-Wanaka, the following are encoded in one genomic region:
- the rpsG gene encoding 30S ribosomal protein S7, translated as MSRRNAAEKRPVLPDPQFNSRLASMIVARLMKHGKKSTAQRILSDAFSLINDRTGNDPLELFETAVRNATPLVEVRARRVGGATYQVPMEVRQERGTAMALRWLVNFSRSRNGRSMAQKLAGELMDAANEAGSAVRKREETHKMAEANKAFAHYRY; from the coding sequence ATGTCACGCCGTAACGCTGCCGAAAAGCGCCCGGTTCTTCCCGATCCCCAATTCAACAGTCGTCTGGCCTCGATGATCGTGGCCCGGCTGATGAAGCACGGCAAAAAATCAACGGCCCAACGGATCCTTTCGGATGCGTTCTCGCTGATCAATGACCGCACCGGCAACGATCCGCTGGAGCTTTTCGAAACTGCCGTGCGCAATGCCACTCCCCTGGTGGAAGTGCGCGCCCGTCGGGTTGGTGGTGCCACCTACCAAGTGCCGATGGAAGTTCGTCAGGAGAGGGGCACCGCCATGGCCCTGCGCTGGCTGGTTAACTTTTCCCGCTCCCGCAATGGCCGCAGCATGGCTCAAAAGCTGGCTGGCGAATTGATGGATGCGGCCAACGAGGCCGGCAGTGCCGTTCGCAAGCGCGAAGAAACTCACAAGATGGCTGAAGCCAACAAGGCTTTCGCCCACTACCGCTACTGA
- the fusA gene encoding elongation factor G has translation MARAFPLDRVRNIGIAAHIDAGKTTTTERILFYSGVVHKMGEVHDGAAVTDWMEQERERGITITAAAISTSWKDNRINIIDTPGHVDFTIEVERSMRVLDGVVAVFCAVGGVQPQSETVWRQADRYNVPRIVFVNKMDRTGANFLKVYEQIKDRLKATAAPIQLPIGAEGELKGIIDLVRNKAIVYTNDLGTDIIEQEVPADMKAEADKWRMKLMESVAETDETLLDDFLENGELTEEQLMKGIRTGVVKHGLVPMLCGSAFKNKGVQLVLDAVVDYLPAPVDVPPITGLLPDGTESNRPCDDSAPFSALAFKVMADPYGKLTFVRMYSGVLQKGSYVLNSTKDKKERISRLILLKADDREEVDELRAGDLGAVLGLKDTTTGDTLCVENDPIILESLFIPEPVISVAVEPKTKGDMEKLSKALQSLSEEDPTFRVSTDPETSQTVIAGMGELHLEILVDRMLREFKVEANIGAPQVSYRETIRGKAKGEGKFARQTGGKGQYGHVVIEMEPGEPGTGFEFVNKIVGGIVPKEYIGPAENGMKETCQSGVIAGFPMIDIRVTMVDGSYHDVDSSEMAFKIAGSMAFKDGVKKCNPVLLEPMMKVEVEIPEDFLGSVIGDLSSRRGQVEGQSIENGQSKVQTKVPLAEMFGYATQLRSMTQGRGIFSMEFSHYEEVPRNVAEAIISKNQGN, from the coding sequence GTGGCCCGCGCCTTTCCCCTGGACCGCGTCAGAAATATCGGTATCGCAGCCCATATTGACGCAGGCAAAACCACCACCACCGAACGGATCCTGTTCTATTCGGGTGTGGTCCACAAGATGGGCGAGGTCCACGACGGCGCCGCGGTGACCGACTGGATGGAGCAGGAGCGTGAGCGCGGCATCACCATCACCGCTGCGGCAATTTCCACCAGCTGGAAAGATAACCGCATCAACATCATTGATACCCCCGGCCACGTTGACTTCACCATCGAGGTGGAGCGTTCAATGCGCGTCCTCGACGGGGTTGTCGCCGTTTTTTGCGCGGTTGGAGGCGTCCAGCCCCAGTCCGAAACCGTCTGGCGCCAGGCCGATCGCTATAACGTGCCCCGGATCGTGTTCGTCAACAAGATGGACCGCACTGGAGCCAATTTCCTCAAGGTTTACGAACAGATCAAGGATCGCCTCAAGGCCACTGCTGCCCCCATCCAGCTGCCCATTGGTGCCGAAGGCGAGCTAAAAGGAATCATCGACCTTGTGCGCAACAAGGCGATTGTCTACACAAACGACCTGGGCACCGACATCATCGAGCAGGAAGTGCCCGCGGATATGAAGGCCGAGGCCGATAAATGGCGGATGAAGCTGATGGAGTCGGTGGCTGAAACCGATGAAACCCTCCTAGACGACTTCCTGGAAAACGGCGAGCTCACTGAAGAGCAGCTGATGAAGGGCATTCGCACCGGGGTGGTCAAGCACGGCTTGGTGCCAATGCTTTGCGGCTCCGCCTTCAAAAACAAGGGCGTACAGCTGGTGCTCGACGCCGTCGTCGACTACCTGCCTGCCCCCGTGGATGTGCCCCCCATCACCGGCCTGCTGCCCGATGGCACCGAGTCGAACCGTCCCTGCGACGACAGCGCCCCCTTCAGCGCCCTTGCCTTCAAGGTGATGGCCGATCCCTACGGCAAGCTCACCTTTGTGCGCATGTACTCAGGGGTCCTGCAAAAGGGCAGCTATGTGCTCAATTCCACCAAGGACAAGAAGGAGCGCATCTCCCGCCTGATCCTGCTCAAGGCAGACGACCGCGAAGAGGTCGACGAACTGCGGGCCGGCGACCTTGGAGCAGTGCTGGGCCTCAAGGACACCACCACGGGCGACACCCTCTGCGTGGAAAACGACCCGATCATCCTCGAATCGCTCTTCATTCCCGAGCCCGTGATCTCGGTGGCCGTGGAGCCCAAAACCAAGGGCGACATGGAAAAGCTTTCCAAGGCCCTCCAATCCCTGTCTGAAGAAGACCCCACCTTCCGTGTCAGCACTGACCCGGAAACCAGCCAAACCGTGATCGCCGGCATGGGCGAACTCCACCTGGAAATCCTGGTGGATCGCATGCTGCGCGAGTTCAAGGTGGAGGCAAACATCGGTGCTCCCCAGGTCTCCTACCGCGAAACCATTCGCGGCAAGGCCAAGGGCGAGGGCAAATTTGCCCGCCAAACCGGTGGCAAGGGCCAATACGGCCACGTGGTGATCGAAATGGAACCCGGCGAACCCGGTACGGGCTTCGAGTTCGTCAACAAAATCGTTGGCGGCATCGTCCCCAAGGAGTACATCGGTCCTGCCGAAAACGGCATGAAGGAGACCTGCCAATCCGGTGTGATCGCCGGTTTCCCGATGATCGACATCAGGGTCACAATGGTCGACGGCTCTTATCACGACGTCGACTCCTCGGAGATGGCGTTCAAAATCGCCGGCTCCATGGCCTTCAAAGATGGGGTCAAAAAGTGCAATCCTGTACTTTTAGAACCAATGATGAAGGTGGAGGTCGAGATCCCCGAGGATTTCCTCGGTTCGGTCATCGGCGACCTCTCCTCCCGTCGCGGTCAGGTCGAGGGGCAGTCCATTGAAAATGGTCAGTCCAAGGTCCAGACCAAAGTGCCCCTGGCCGAAATGTTCGGCTATGCCACCCAGCTCCGATCCATGACCCAGGGTCGGGGTATTTTCTCGATGGAATTCAGCCACTATGAGGAAGTTCCTCGCAACGTCGCTGAAGCCATCATTTCTAAGAATCAGGGCAATTAA
- the tuf gene encoding elongation factor Tu: MAREKFERNKPHVNIGTIGHVDHGKTTLTAAITNVLAKKGMAKAQAYDQIDGAPEERERGITINTAHVEYETEKRHYAHVDCPGHADYVKNMITGAAQMDGAILVVAATDGPMAQTKEHILLAKQVGVPALVVALNKCDMVDDEEILELVELEVRELLTSYQFPGDDIPVIQVSGLKALEGDADWEAKIDELMAAVDESIPEPEREIDKPFLMAIEDVFSITGRGTVATGRIERGKVKVGETVQIVGIKDVRETTVTGVEMFRKQLEEGMAGDNAGLLLRGIQKEDIERGMVLVKPNSIKPHTKFEGEVYVLKKEEGGRHTPFFAGYRPQFYIRTTDVTGQITAFTSDDGANVEMVMPGDRIKMTGELICPVAIEQGMRFAIREGGRTIGAGVVSKILE; the protein is encoded by the coding sequence ATGGCACGCGAGAAGTTCGAGAGGAACAAACCCCACGTCAACATCGGCACCATTGGCCACGTTGACCACGGCAAAACCACCCTGACCGCCGCCATCACGAACGTGCTGGCCAAGAAGGGTATGGCGAAGGCCCAGGCCTACGACCAAATCGACGGAGCTCCAGAGGAGCGTGAGCGCGGTATCACCATTAACACCGCCCACGTCGAATACGAAACCGAAAAGCGTCACTACGCCCACGTCGACTGCCCTGGTCACGCGGACTATGTGAAAAACATGATCACCGGTGCCGCCCAGATGGACGGCGCGATCCTGGTGGTGGCCGCAACCGACGGGCCCATGGCCCAAACCAAGGAGCACATCCTGCTCGCAAAACAGGTTGGCGTGCCCGCCCTGGTGGTTGCCCTCAACAAGTGCGACATGGTCGACGACGAGGAAATCCTCGAGCTCGTTGAACTGGAAGTGCGTGAACTGCTCACCAGTTACCAGTTCCCTGGTGACGACATCCCCGTTATTCAGGTTTCCGGCCTGAAGGCCCTCGAGGGCGACGCCGATTGGGAAGCCAAAATCGACGAGCTGATGGCCGCCGTCGACGAGTCGATCCCCGAGCCCGAGCGCGAAATCGACAAGCCATTCCTGATGGCGATTGAGGACGTCTTTTCGATCACCGGTCGTGGCACCGTGGCCACTGGCCGTATCGAGCGCGGAAAGGTGAAAGTGGGCGAAACCGTCCAGATCGTTGGCATCAAGGACGTCCGCGAAACCACCGTCACCGGCGTGGAAATGTTCCGCAAGCAGCTTGAAGAAGGCATGGCTGGCGACAACGCAGGTCTCCTGCTCCGCGGCATCCAGAAAGAGGACATCGAGCGCGGCATGGTGCTGGTGAAGCCCAATTCCATCAAGCCCCACACCAAGTTCGAGGGTGAGGTCTATGTGCTGAAGAAGGAGGAAGGCGGCCGCCACACCCCCTTCTTTGCCGGCTACCGCCCGCAGTTCTACATCCGCACCACGGATGTGACCGGCCAAATCACCGCCTTCACCTCCGACGATGGCGCCAACGTTGAAATGGTGATGCCCGGTGACCGCATCAAGATGACCGGGGAGCTGATCTGCCCGGTTGCCATCGAGCAAGGTATGCGCTTCGCCATTCGCGAAGGCGGCCGCACCATCGGTGCGGGCGTGGTTTCCAAGATCCTCGAGTGA
- the rpsJ gene encoding 30S ribosomal protein S10, giving the protein MSTAITQQKIRIRLKAFDRRMLDLSCDKIIETADHTAATAIGPIPLPTKRKIYCVLRSPHVDKDSREHFETRTHRRIIDIYSPSAKTIDALMKLDLPSGVDIEVKL; this is encoded by the coding sequence ATGTCCACAGCCATCACCCAGCAGAAAATCCGCATCCGCCTGAAGGCGTTTGATCGCCGGATGCTGGATCTGTCCTGCGACAAAATCATTGAAACCGCCGACCACACCGCTGCCACGGCTATCGGCCCGATTCCCCTACCCACCAAGCGCAAGATCTATTGCGTCCTGCGTTCACCCCACGTGGACAAGGATTCCCGGGAGCATTTCGAGACCCGTACCCATCGCCGCATCATCGACATCTACAGCCCCTCGGCCAAGACGATTGATGCCTTGATGAAGCTGGATCTGCCCAGTGGCGTAGACATCGAAGTCAAGCTGTAA